One Benincasa hispida cultivar B227 chromosome 5, ASM972705v1, whole genome shotgun sequence genomic window carries:
- the LOC120077531 gene encoding zinc finger protein ZAT10, giving the protein MALEALNSPSSTFHLNDKSLDHDPWIKRSKRSKRSGVDSDDEYLAFCLLMLARGRIPDSDSTADVKSYSPSPSPSPPLPPVLKLAYTCTVCSKAFSSYQALGGHKASHRKSDGSSGGGGGENVSAVISTTVSSSSVGGGRTHQCSICLKCFPTGQALGGHKRRHYDGGSGNNSNSATAAGSDGNGSSLTQTHLRNFDLNVPASPELWLSAGDRQQKSQSQNQSQYSAEQEVESPHPLKKPRLLLPME; this is encoded by the coding sequence ATGGCCTTAGAAGCCCTCAATTCCCCCTCTTCTACCTTCCACCTCAATGACAAATCTCTTGATCATGACCCTTGGATCAAACGATCCAAGCGTTCCAAACGATCCGGAGTCGACTCCGACGACGAATACCTCGCCTTTTGCCTCCTTATGCTTGCCCGCGGTAGAATCCCAGATTCAGATTCTACCGCAGACGTTAAGTCATATTCTCCGTCTCCGTCTCCGTCTCCACCACTACCGCCAGTATTGAAATTGGCTTATACTTGTACTGTTTGTAGTAAAGCCTTTTCTTCCTACCAAGCCCTTGGTGGTCATAAGGCCAGTCATCGGAAATCCGACGGCAGCAGCGGTGGCGGCGGAGGAGAGAACGTCTCGGCGGTGATTTCTACCACCGTGTCTAGTTCTTCTGTTGGCGGCGGTAGGACCCACCAATGTTCTATTTGTCTGAAGTGTTTTCCTACGGGTCAGGCTCTTGGTGGTCACAAGCGACGGCACTACGATGGCGGTAGTGGTAATAACAGCAATAGCGCCACCGCTGCCGGTTCCGACGGTAACGGTTCCAGTCTTACGCAGACCCATCTCCGAAACTTTGACCTGAACGTCCCTGCCTCGCCGGAGTTGTGGCTTTCTGCCGGCGACCGACAGCAAAAAAGTCAAAGTCAAAACCAAAGCCAATACTCCGCTGAGCAAGAAGTGGAGAGCCCTCATCCGTTGAAGAAACCGAGGCTTTTGCTTCCGATGGAATGA
- the LOC120077043 gene encoding ATP-dependent Clp protease proteolytic subunit-related protein 1, chloroplastic, producing the protein MATSSLSNLAAPPSLAIDSSKSSFLCGTQLPFHSSRSRTSCRRYVLSPSAKQSMDHVPKQFRGENLKDGLMENYKNAPKYLYGLTPSQMDMFMTEDNPVRRQSELVNEQNISSSHNYLNHGGMWSLSGMDGKGPSKYSMSVSMYRGGGRGAGRPRTAPPDLPSLLLDARICYLGMPIVPAVTELLVAQFMWLDYDNPSKPIYLYINSPGTQNEKMETVGSETEAYAIADMMAYCKSDVYTVNCGMAFGQAAMLLSLGTKGYRAVQPNSSTKLYLPKVNRSSGAVIDMWIKAKELDANTEYYLELLAKGIGKPKEEITKDVQRPKYFQAQEAIDYGIADKIIDSRDSAFEKRNYDEMLAQSRAARRGPGGNPQAAPSGFR; encoded by the exons ATGGCGACTTCTTCACTCTCCAATCTAGCTGCTCCGCCGTCGTTAGCCATCGACAGCTCAAAGTCTTCCTTTCTCTGCGGGACCCAGCTGCCTTTCCATTCCTCTCGCTCAAGAACTTCATGTCGCAGATACGTCTTATCTCCCTCCGCCAAACAATCGATGGACCACGTTCCTAAGCAGTTTAGAGGAGAAAATCTCAAAGATGGAT TGATGGAGAACTACAAGAATGCTCCTAAGTATCTTTATGGCCTTACACCTTCGCAAATGGACATGTTCATGACAGAAGATAATCCCGTGCGGCGACAATCAGAATTAGTTAATGAG CAAAACATATCATCTTCCCACAACTACTTGAATCATGGAGGAATGTGGAGTCTATCTGGCATGGATGGGAAGGGTCCATCAAAATATAGTATGAGTGTTAGCATGTATCGTGGGGGAGGAAGAGGAGCTGGACGACCTCGAACAGCTCCTCCTGATTTGCCCTCTTTGCTCTTAGATGCTCGTATATGCTATTTGGGCATGCCC ATTGTACCAGCAGTGACTGAGCTTCTTGTTGCTCAGTTTATGTGGCTAGATTATGACAACCCGTCGAAGcctatatatctctacataaactCTCCTGGAACTCAG AATGAGAAGATGGAGACTGTTGGATCTGAAACTGAAGCATATGCTATAGCAGATATGATGGCT TACTGCAAATCGGATGTCTATACTGTTAACTGCGGAATGGCATTCGGTCAAGCGGCAATGCTATTGTCACTTGGAACCAAGGGCTACCGTGCTGTCCAACCTAACTCTTCCA CTAAACTATATCTGCCTAAAGTTAATAGATCAAGTGGTGCGGTAATAGATATGTGGATTAAG GCCAAAGAACTCGATGCCAACACCGAGTACTATCTCGAGCTACTAGCTAAAGGAATTGGTAAACCCAAGGAAGAGATTACTAAAGATGTCCAACGACCCAAATACTTCCAAGCACAAGAAGCTATTGACTACGGCATTGCAGACAAGATAATCGACTCTCGAGATTCCGCCTTTGAAAAAAGG AATTACGATGAGATGCTTGCACAGTCGAGAGCTGCGAGGAGAGGACCAGGAGGCAATCCACAAGCGGCACCGTCTGGGTTCAGGTAA
- the LOC120077172 gene encoding zinc finger protein-like 1 homolog gives MVVCKCRKATKLYCFVHKVPVCGECICFPEHQICVVRTYSEWVLNGDYDWPPNCCLCHATLEEGVGPQTTRLGCLHVIHTDCLVSHIKSFPPSTAPAGYDCPACSVSIWPPKNFKDSGSRLHTKLKEAILQTGLEKNLFGNHPVGLSPTESRGPPPAFASDPLVSSSGDTRNNKGSLNSIANIESNLGEGFSATNGTGSSKNNIADIVEIEVPGSEGNFVKGSSPSGPVATTRKGALNYDRQNSEISYYADDEDGNRKKYVRRGPFKHKFLRALLPFWSTALPTLPVTAPPRKDSSNGNDVSEGRVRHQRPSRMDPRKILLIIAIMACLATMGILYYRLVQRDIGEEFVDDEQQLQAAQ, from the exons ATGGTGGTCTGCAAATGCCGCAAG GCCACGAAGTTGTATTGTtttgttcataaggttcccGTATGCGGAGAATGCATTTGTTTCCCAGAACACCAAATATGCGTG GTTCGTACCTATTCAGAGTGGGTGTTGAATGGAGATTATGATTGGCCTCCAAATTGCTGCCTGTGTCATGCTACACTCGAGGAAGGAGTTGGTCCTCAAACTACTCGATTGGGGTGTTTGC ATGTCATACATACGGATTGCTTGGTCTCACATATCAAGAGCTTTCCTCCATCCACTGCCCCTGCTGGATATGACTGTCCTGCCTGTTCTGTTTCG ATATGGCCTCCGAAGAACTTTAAAGATTCAGGATCGCGTCTACATACAAAGCTAAAGGAAGCTATCTTGCAG ACTGGTCTGGAAAAGAATTTGTTTGGAAATCATCCAGTTGGATTATCACCAACAGAATCCCGTGGTCCTCCCCCTGCCTTTGCCTCAGATCCCTTGGTTTCCTCTTCAGGAGACACACGTAACAATAAGGGTTCATTAAATTCAATAGCAAACATTGAGTCAAATCTGGGTGAAGGGTTCTCCGCCACAAATGGAACTGGGTCTTCCAAAAATAACATTGCAGATATTGTAGAGATTGAAGTGCCTGGTTCAGAAGGAAATTTTGTGAAAGGCTCAAGTCCTTCAGGC CCTGTTGCCACCACAAGAAAAGGTGCACTCAATTATGACAGGCAAAATTCTGAAATTTCATATTATGCTGATGATGAAGACGGTAACCGTAAGAAGTATGTTCGAAGAG GTCCTTTTAAGCACAAGTTTCTTAGAGCACTACTTCCTTTCTGGTCAACTGCATTACCAACTCTACCCGTGACTGCACCTCCTCGTAAAGATTCATCGAATGGCAATGATGTCAGTGAAGGTCGCGTTCGGCACCAAAGACCCTCGAGAATGGATCCGAGAAAAATTCTTCTTATCATAGCCATCAT GGCATGTCTGGCAACAATGGGTATTTTGTACTACAGACTTGTACAAAGAGATATTGGAGAAGAATTTGTGGATGACGAGCAGCAACTGCAAGCAGCACAAtga